DNA from Pelobacter propionicus DSM 2379:
TCACGATAGCCACCCCCGCCCCGTCCGCGGCGGCGCGCATGGAGTCCAGGATCTCCTTCAGCTCTGCCCTGCTGAACCCTTCCTCCATGATCAGCCCCACACTCATGTAGAGCGGTCGCGCCCCCATCATGGCGAGGTCGTTGATCGTACCGTTCACCGCCAGGCAGCCGATATTGCCACCCGGGAAGAAGAGCGGATCAACCACGTAGGAATCGGTGGTAAAGGCGAAGCGCTGTCCATTATGGGTCACCACCGCCGCGTCGTTCTGACCCGCGGGCGGTATGCCCGACAGGGTGGGGATGACAAGGTCCGAGAGCAGCTGGTGGGAGAGTTTCCCGCCGCTGCCGTGACCCAGTAGAATGAGGTCGTTGTCCACGTATCGCTCCTGATCCGGCCAGGCCGGAACTAAAAATAGTTTTCGCCTATCTGCCGTACTTGTACGCCGCGGCGCAGGTCCCTTCGCTGGACACCATGCAGGCCCCAACGGGTGATTCCGGGGTGCAGGCTCGGTCGAAGAGGGGACAGTCGAAGGGAGACACCTTCCCCCTGAGGATATCGCCGCAGCGGCACCCTTGGTGCTCCCGGGTCTCCTCCACGGAAACCGGCAGGACTTTTTCCGCGTCATAGGCGGCATAGTCGGCTGCGATTTCCAGGCCACTGCCCGGAATGACGCCGATCCCGCGCCACTCGGCATCACAGACGCTGAACACCTGGGCCAGCACAGACTGGGCCTTGCAGTTACCTTCCCAGGTCACCACCCTGCTGTACTGGTTTTCCACCCGGCTTTTCCCCTCCACCACCTGCCGTACCAGCATCTCCACTCCCTGCATGACATCGGCCGGCTCGAAACCGGTCACAACGCAGGGAACGCCGCGCTGCTCTGCCAGTCCGCGGAAGGCGTTGGCGCCGATGATGGCGCTCACATGGGCGGGGCAGATATAGCCGTCGATCTTCAGTTCCGGGTCGCTGGAGAGTAGCTCCATGGGCAAGGGAATGGTCTTGTGGGCCGCCAGCACCAGATAGTTGGCAAGCCCGTCCCCAGTGGCGGCCAGGATGCTGGCGGCAATGGCGGGCGCCGTTGTCTCGAAGCCGACCCCCAGAAAGACGACCCTTTTACAGGGATTCTTCCTGGCGATGGCCACAGCGTCCAGCGGCGAGTAGACAATCCTGACATCCGCGCCCCTGGCGCGCTCCTCCATCAGTGACGAACTGGAACCGGGAACCCGCAGCATGTCACCGAAGGTGGTGATGATGGTGTCGGAAAGACGGCTAATGGCTATTGCCCGGTCGATGTAGCGGTTGGGGGTGACGCAGACCGGACAGCCGGGCCCCGAGATGAGCCGCACCCCTTCCGGAAGCAGGCTGCGGATGCCGTACTGGTAGATGGACATGGTGTGGGTGCCGCAGACCTCCATGAAAGCCATCGGTTCCGGGCGCTGCTCAGACAGCTTCCTGATTTGTGCCGCGTAGCCGAGAACCACATCCCGGTCGCGGAATTCATCCATATAATTCATGACAACCTCATATCTTCCTGCGCTGGACCAACCAGCCGGCCGGTTCCCAAAGCAGACACCCCGTGATCAGCGACTCAGGCCGAAGCTGTTGCGGACTCGGGTTTCATCTCTTTCATCAACTCCAGGGTGATCAGCGCCTCCTTCTCATCCATCCTGGAAATGACGAAACCTGCATGGACGACCACATAGTCTCCCACCCCGATCTCCTCGCCAATGATCATAAGGCTTGCCTCACGCTTGACCCCGTCGATCTCGGCCACGATGGTATCGCCATCAATGCTTAACACCCGCATCGGTATTGCCAGACACATAACTGTTCACCATATCCTGTCGTCAAAAATAGGAAAGAGACCGACCTGGTCCCTCCCGGTCACGCAACTCAGCGGAGCATTTCCAGCTCAGTCGAGCGTTCCGCTTCCCTCCGCATGCACCCCGCAATGACCGCCTGCCCCAGGGCCAGCCCCCCGTCACCGGGTGGAACCAGGCGATGGGTAAACACCTGAAAATCAAGCTCCGCAAGCCTGTTGAGTGTCCCCTCTACCAGCAGTTTGTTCTGAAAAACACCCCCCGACAGGACCACGCGATTGAGGCCGTTCCTGCAGCGAATCCGTTCACACATGCCTGCCGTTGCCGCGGCCATGCTGTTATGAAAGCAGCGGGCCATGATGGCACGGGGTACTCCAAGGGCCAGATCCTTCAGTAGCTCAACCAGTGCGGGGCGCATATCGAGAATCAGCCTGCCAGCAAACTCCTCGACGGAAAAGGGGTACTCCCGGTCGGTCACTGCTGATTCAGCCAGCGCTTCCAGTTCGATGGCCGCCTGTCCTTCGTAGGTTATCCTACTTCTCACGTCCAGCAGGGCGGAGACGGCATCAAAGAGCCGGCCGCAGCTGGAGGTGAGCGGCGCGTTGATGCCGCGCTCCAGCATTCTCTGCAGCAGGTGCCGCTCCTGGGCGGAAACATCCCCCAGGCAGGAAA
Protein-coding regions in this window:
- the hypD gene encoding hydrogenase formation protein HypD, yielding MNYMDEFRDRDVVLGYAAQIRKLSEQRPEPMAFMEVCGTHTMSIYQYGIRSLLPEGVRLISGPGCPVCVTPNRYIDRAIAISRLSDTIITTFGDMLRVPGSSSSLMEERARGADVRIVYSPLDAVAIARKNPCKRVVFLGVGFETTAPAIAASILAATGDGLANYLVLAAHKTIPLPMELLSSDPELKIDGYICPAHVSAIIGANAFRGLAEQRGVPCVVTGFEPADVMQGVEMLVRQVVEGKSRVENQYSRVVTWEGNCKAQSVLAQVFSVCDAEWRGIGVIPGSGLEIAADYAAYDAEKVLPVSVEETREHQGCRCGDILRGKVSPFDCPLFDRACTPESPVGACMVSSEGTCAAAYKYGR
- a CDS encoding HypC/HybG/HupF family hydrogenase formation chaperone encodes the protein MCLAIPMRVLSIDGDTIVAEIDGVKREASLMIIGEEIGVGDYVVVHAGFVISRMDEKEALITLELMKEMKPESATASA